The following coding sequences are from one Leishmania braziliensis MHOM/BR/75/M2904 complete genome, chromosome 36 window:
- a CDS encoding putative DNAJ domain protein, giving the protein MTQDETSATGSSGKGNWEALKEQGNQAFKSNAFSEAIQYYSAAIEAHPDEPVLYSNRSAAYLKRGQYQEAADDAEKAVAMDNTFAKAYSRLHSALCNLGLFDRASEALKAGLIAVSTSLKSTPQDVKHLRELVTSAEQAGMVVPRGRQLIENGFFAEAGRALAGPYRDFPGSTTLAFLYAEAHASSSPDGASKVLSPFAYTHNSDPYYLYLRALVLYYRGQEGFASAQNILRETLQMDPDNTKARVLLKRIRAIESHKDAGNAAFKNKNAKEAVMEYTQAVECDLTNARMNATLRSNRAAAKMDLNDYKGALLDCDYAINNGATSAKIYARRSRIQEHLENFDEAVRDMQQAAEEDGKFEAELRQLKARAKRAKRKNYYKILGLSQHEANPDAIKRAYKKACLQWHPDKWAHASEEEKLHAEMQFKEIGEAFGVLSDPKKKRMYDSGQMDNDVEGSSMPSGFGGGSNQEDIVTVMNMMFGGGGFQTGGFSGTFGGSGNGRRRPRGGPGFF; this is encoded by the coding sequence ATGACGCAGGACGAAACGTCTGCCACAGGCTCTAGCGGCAAGGGCAACTGGGAGGCCCTGAAAGAGCAAGGCAATCAGGCGTTCAAGTCGAACGCTTTCTCGGAGGCGATTCAGTACTATAGTGCCGCCATCGAGGCCCATCCAGATGAACCGGTGCTCTACTCCAACCGCAGTGCGGCATACTTGAAGAGGGGTCAGTACCAGGAAGCCGCTGACGACGCAGAGAAGGCAGTGGCGATGGATAACACATTTGCCAAGGCGTACTCGCGGCTGCACAGCGCGTTGTGTAATCTAGGCCTGTTTGACCGCGCCTCGGAGGCGCTGAAGGCGGGGTTGATAGCTGTGTCAACGTCGCTAAAGTCCACGCCACAGGATGTCAAGCACCTCAGGGAGTTGGTGACTAGTGCGGAGCAGGCCGGCATGGTTGTGCCGCGGGGGCGGCAGTTGATAGAGAACGGCTTCTTTGCAGAAGCCGGCCGAGCACTCGCCGGGCCGTACCGCGACTTTCCCGGCTCCACGACGCTGGCGTTTCTCTatgcagaggcgcacgcgtcTTCGTCGCCGGATGGGGCATCTAAGgttctctcccctttcgcgTACACACACAACTCCGACCCTTACTACCTCTATCTGCGTGCACTGGTGCTCTACTACCGTGGCCAGGAGGGCTTCGCCAGCGCGCAGAATATTTTGCGGGAGACACTACAGATGGACCCTGACAACACCAAGGCACGTGTCTTGCTCAAGCGCATCCGTGCTATCGAGTCACACAAAGACGCTGGCAATGCCGCTTTCAAGAACAAGAACGCCAAGGAGGCCGTGATGGAGTATACGCAGGCAGTTGAATGCGACCTCACCAACGCCCGCATGAATGCTACACTGCGCAGTAACCGGGCGGCTGCGAAGATGGACTTGAACGACTACAAGGGTGCTCTCCTCGACTGCGACTACGCCATCAACAACGGTGCTACTTCAGCGAAAATCTACGCTCGCCGAAGTCGCATTCAAGAGCACCTGGAAAACTTCGATGAAGCGGTGCGTGACATGCAGCaggctgccgaggaggatggcAAGTTCGAagcggagctgcgccagctcaAGGCGCGCGCCAAGCGTGCTAAGCGCAAGAACTACTACAAAATTCTTGGCCTATCTCAACACGAGGCCAACCCAGATGCCATCAAGCGGGCCTACAAGAAAGCGTGCTTGCAGTGGCACCCGGACAAGTGGGCGCATGcaagtgaggaggagaagttGCACGCCGAGATGCAGTTCAAAGAGATTGGTGAGGCCTTTGGCGTGCTCTCTGAcccgaagaagaagcgcatgTACGACTCAGGTCAGATGGACAATGACGTGGAGGGGTCCAGTATGCCAAGCGGCTTTGGTGGCGGTTCGAACCAGGAGGATATTGTCACGGTGATGAACATGATGtttggtggcggtggttTCCAGACAGGAGGCTTCTCAGGCACCTTTGGAGGCTCTGGCAATGGCCGCCGTCGCCCCCGCGGCGGTCCAGGCTTCTTTTGA
- a CDS encoding putative mitochondrial carrier protein: MPLATSSSLLVPTSKAADSSLVSAPNASSGGARFHSADDPSASDSREGTLIIPIHTIVEKVAPLCDLSDQELRALVLRYDTDGIGGLTEPQWSLFCHENRHTFSSLGEELLDFDRSGEYSVLVVKHGYEDTSGTNAPHSFTKGVIRFIESFAVGGIAGAVSKTVIAPGDRVKIIFQVESSRRFNLREAVYLGVETVRKFGFTGLWIGNGAMMLRVVPYAAITYASFDFYHSKLRCIFSRTNPDGSPDEARAVTLRFISGSLAGATSTTCTYPLDLMRARFAAHSSSGKRHFPSYGAAFKEVISKQGVISLYSGLFPTLVGIVPYAGCSFACFETLKHYIVKVSHLKSDRDIPTYQRLMAGGFAGLLAQSATYPLDIVRRRMQVTPGRYSSVINALQTVYREEGIRQGLYKGLAMNWIKGPIATATSFTVNDLIKRRTRNYYETTVVYSSRHNIVTLPEAFLCGGVAAATAKFFSLPFDRLKILYQVGMAEKSSAKKGAQLLYEVIRQSPNMWMSGHVTMLRVVPYGALTYCFFDMFQLLAERLMYSHVATPYTNFAAGAAAASVGTAIVYPLDLLRTRAALNAVPSFQSYFWLLRTMARRHGIGALWKGCYLSMMGVGLLAGIGFASYEYLKERFDCHTFGQYMAAGAMSGMTGSVITHPLSVMKRNRQVERVVYGRLGTRSIQSLLKSPKEVASLYRKMPFSFTVSSLTFGISFAMNDWCRDVIAATRNDMLREMLLPPSSAALKVILSHSKTT; this comes from the coding sequence ATGCCGTTGGCAACCTCGTCGTCCCTTTTGGTGCCTACGTCCAAGGCCGCTGATAGCTCACTTGTGTCAGCTCCAAATGCTTCATCTGGCGGCGCGAGGTTCCATAGCGCAGATGACCCCTCTGCATCTGACTCGCGAGAGGGAACCCTCATAATACCAATTCACACAATTGTAGAGAAGGTGGCTCCCTTATGCGACCTCTCTGACCAGGAGCTGCGTGCTCTCGTTCTCCGATACGACACAGACGGCATCGGCGGCCTAACGGAGCCGCAGTGGTCGCTCTTCTGCCACGAGAATCGCCacaccttctcttccttgGGTGAGGAGCTTTTGGATTTTGACCGCTCTGGCGAGTATAGTGTCCTCGTTGTGAAGCACGGGTACGAGGACACGAGCGGCACAAACGCGCCACATTCATTTACCAAGGGGGTAATTCGGTTCATCGAGAGTTTCGCCGTGGGCGGCATCGCTGGCGCTGTGAGCAAGACCGTCATCGCGCCTGGAGACCGTGTCAAGATAATTTTTCAAGTGGAATCATCACGGCGCTTCAACTTGCGCGAGGCAGTCTACCTCGGCGTGGAGACGGTGCGAAAGTTTGGCTTTACTGGCCTGTGGATTGGCAATGGCGCGATGATGCTCCGTGTCGTTCCATACGCGGCCATCACGTATGCCTCGTTTGACTTTTACCACAGCAAGCTGCGTTGCATTTTTAGCCGCACCAATCCAGACGGCTCGCCTGATGAGGCGCGGGCAGTGACGCTTCGCTTCATTAGCGGCTCACTGGCAGGGGCCACTTCGACTACCTGCACTTACCCACTGGACCTAATGCGTGCCCGATTTGCAGCACATAGCAGCTCCGGCAAGCGGCACTTTCCTAGCTATGGCGCCGCTTTCAAAGAGGTCATATCTAAGCAAGGTGTGATCTCCCTCTACAGTGGCCTTTTCCCTACGCTTGTAGGCATCGTCCCATACGCCGGCTGTAGCTTTGCGTGCTTTGAGACACTCAAGCACTACATTGTGAAGGTGTCACACCTTAAATCTGACAGGGACATCCCAACCTATCAGCGACTGATGGCTGGCGGATTTGCAGGCTTGCTTGCCCAGTCGGCGACCTACCCACTTGATATTGTGCGGCGGCGCATGCAGGTCACCCCAGGCCGCTACTCTAGTGTCATTAATGCCTTACAAACGGTGTATCGCGAGGAAGGGATTCGCCAGGGGCTCTACAAGGGTCTTGCCATGAACTGGATCAAGGGCCCCATCGCCACCGCAACGAGCTTCACAGTGAACGATCTCATAAAGCGACGCACACGTAATTATTATGAGACGACGGTCGTGTACTCGTCACGTCACAACATTGTGACGCTGCCGGAGGCATTCCTCTGCGGCGGGGTGGCTGCCGCAACGGCCAAGTTCTTTTCCTTGCCCTTTGACCGGCTCAAAATTCTGTATCAGGTGGGCATGGCTGAGAAAAGCTCGGCAAAGAAGGGAGCACAGCTGCTCTACGAAGTCATCAGGCAGAGCCCCAATATGTGGATGTCTGGACACGTCACAATGTTGCGAGTAGTACCATACGGTGCCTTGACGTACTGTTTCTTCGATATGTTTCAGTTATTGGCCGAGCGGCTCATGTACTCACATGTGGCCACACCGTACACCAACTTTGCTGCCGgggccgccgcagcgtcggTTGGAACGGCGATAGTGTACCCACTAGATCTTTTGCGCACGCGTGCCGCCTTGAACGCCGTTCCCAGCTTTCAGTCATACTTctggctgctgcgcaccatgGCTCGACGTCACGGCATTGGCGCACTGTGGAAAGGCTGCTATCTTTCCATGATGGGCGTGGGCCTTCTTGCCGGCATCGGATTCGCTTCATACGAGTACTTGAAGGAGCGATTTGACTGCCACACTTTTGGGCAGTACATGGCTGCCGGCGCGATGTCGGGGATGACCGGCTCTGTGATCACACACCCACTGAGTGTCATGAAGCGTAATCGCCAGGTGGAGCGTGTCGTGTACGGGCGACTGGGCACTCGCTCCATACAATCACTGCTTAAAAGCCCTAAAGAGGTTGCCTCCCTTTACCGCAAGAtgcccttttccttcacgGTGAGTAGCCTTACGTTCGGTATCTCGTTCGCAATGAATGACTGGTGTCGAGATGTTATTGCGGCGACACGAAACGATATGCTGCGCGAGATGCTGTTACCGCCATCGTCTGCCGCGTTGAAGGTGATACTATCCCACAGCAAAACCACCtag
- a CDS encoding putative small nuclear ribonucleaoprotein, with translation MTDTSNCKKDIPSSVVFEALHLRVTVETVEGDLYKGKLADFDVSRGNIELVDVRHQAKDSTYRFYERVTVRGSNIRIILLPQEMKAAPSLQWRQDSVQQELTKSLKRTHFLRSVMPPPRPVRTKKGPPKNDKSKQLRRKLR, from the coding sequence ATGACAGATACTTCAAATTGTAAGAAGGACATTCCTTCTTCTGTGGTATTTGAGGCCCTGCACTTGAGAGTGACAGTGGAAACCGTTGAGGGTGATCTGTACAAAGGAAAACTGGCAGATTTCGACGTTTCACGAGGAAACATTGAGCTTGTTGATGTCCGGCACCAAGCAAAAGACTCCACTTACAGGTTTTATGAGCGAGTAACAGTTCGTGGCTCAAACATCAGAATTATTTTGCTGCCGCAGGAGATGAAAGCGGCGCCCtccctgcagtggcgccaaGATTCGGTACAGCAGGAGCTCACGAAATCGCTAAAGCGCACGCATTTCCTTCGATCGGTtatgcctcctcctcgaccgGTGCGCACAAAGAAGGGACCACCCAAGAACGACAAGAGCAAGCAGTTGCGCAGAAAATTACGCTGA
- a CDS encoding protein phosphatase 2C-like protein — protein MGDMLTKPETQKFSTVFETSHLRVGCCSMQGWRKSMEDAHVAQLNLNGNKDQAFFGVFDGHQSDEASRYCRAHMLDELLKNIAIYKDDIAKAFEVSFKEADSQICKKFVSSGTTANCVYLAKQRIVCANAGDSRAVLYRGGKAVPLSVDHKPSVPAEEARIIAAGCHVENGRVNMALAVSRALGDVDFKCCTEKSWTDQAVTACPDITVTPSRSDDEFIVIGCDGIWDVLSNEECCNLVKTLIQNKDVDKNGHPVAVDISLVCEQVLDRCLAQSNSVKAGTDNMTIIVVEFKPPFFKS, from the coding sequence ATGGGTGATATGCTTACCAAGCCGGAAACTCAGAAATTCTCGACCGTGTTCGAGACGTCCCACCTGCGTGTAGGGTGCTGCAGTATGCAGGGATGGAGAAAATCGATGGAGGATGCTCATGTCGCGCAGCTGAATCTGAATGGTAACAAAGACCAGGCTTTCTTTGGTGTTTTTGACGGCCATCAATCAGATGAGGCGTCACGCTACTGTAGAGCACACATGCTGGATGAGTTACTCAAGAACATTGCTATATACAAGGATGACATCGCGAAAGCGTTTGAGGTTTCTTTCAAAGAAGCGGACAGCCAAATTTGCAAGAAGTTTGTGTCCAGTGGTACCACTGCAAACTGTGTTTATTTGGCTAAGCAGCGAATAGTTTGTGCAAATGCCGGCGACAGCCGCGCCGTGCTATATCGAGGTGGCAAGGCTGTTCCCCTTAGCGTGGACCACAAGCCCTCGGTCcctgcggaggaggcgagaaTTATCGCCGCTGGGTGTCACGTAGAAAATGGGCGTGTTAACATGGCGCTGGCTGTCAGTAGAGCCTTAGGTGACGTGGACTTTAAATGTTGCACTGAGAAGAGTTGGACGGATCAGGCCGTTACTGCCTGTCCTGATATTACGGTGACACCGTCGCGAAGTGATGATGAGTTCATCGTAATAGGGTGCGATGGCATATGGGATGTATTGTCCAACGAGGAGTGCTGCAACCTTGTGAAAACACTGATCCAAAACAAGGACGTTGACAAGAATGGACATCCTGTTGCAGTGGATATTAGTCTTGTTTGTGAACAGGTTCTTGATCGCTGCCTTGCTCAGTCGAACTCCGTCAAGGCCGGTACCGACAACATGACTATTATCGTTGTTGAGTTCAAGCCGCCATTTTTCAAATCCTAA